A genomic region of Streptomyces diastaticus subsp. diastaticus contains the following coding sequences:
- a CDS encoding CAP domain-containing protein has protein sequence MGRHRRAAHGASTGNTARADRPDQATRPHAAGYAHPEPAAPPESRSHRRPKRGAVPVRTGLLGVSAAVAMGAVAVATGLLPGGGDRYAVTGEGPSGRVEAADGPSDLETNGGADGRSGDGASRGADRSAGPGAGPSSPAGAKEDKADGKKSASPDATENTDAEDKPSSKAPEASGAPESAPAPSPSRTTRAPAPSRPSATPSTPADSSAAAAVLSLVNQERAKAGCAPVRADAELAALATAFSKDMAARGFFDHTDPDGDSPWDRAEQAGVTGLGGENIARGQANAQSVMDSWMNSPGHRANILNCDYKTLGVGVHFAEGGPWWTQNFGF, from the coding sequence ATGGGACGCCACCGCCGCGCCGCCCACGGCGCGTCCACCGGCAACACCGCACGTGCCGACCGGCCGGACCAGGCCACCCGGCCGCACGCCGCCGGGTACGCCCACCCGGAGCCGGCCGCGCCCCCGGAGAGCCGCTCGCACCGCCGCCCCAAGCGGGGTGCCGTGCCGGTGCGCACCGGCCTGCTCGGCGTGTCGGCGGCCGTCGCGATGGGCGCCGTGGCCGTGGCCACGGGCCTGCTGCCGGGCGGCGGCGACCGGTACGCGGTGACCGGCGAGGGCCCCTCGGGCCGGGTGGAGGCCGCGGACGGCCCCAGTGACCTGGAGACGAACGGCGGCGCGGACGGCCGCTCCGGCGACGGCGCGAGCCGCGGCGCCGACCGCTCGGCCGGGCCGGGCGCCGGTCCCTCCTCCCCCGCCGGCGCGAAGGAGGACAAGGCCGACGGGAAGAAGTCCGCGAGCCCGGACGCCACCGAGAACACCGACGCCGAGGACAAGCCGTCCTCGAAGGCCCCCGAGGCGTCCGGCGCACCGGAGAGCGCGCCCGCGCCGTCCCCCTCGCGTACGACACGGGCGCCCGCCCCGTCGCGGCCGTCAGCCACACCCTCGACGCCCGCCGATTCCTCCGCGGCCGCCGCCGTGCTGTCACTGGTCAACCAGGAGCGGGCCAAGGCGGGGTGCGCCCCGGTCCGGGCCGACGCCGAGCTGGCGGCGTTGGCGACCGCGTTCAGCAAGGACATGGCGGCGCGTGGCTTCTTCGACCACACCGACCCCGACGGCGACTCCCCCTGGGACCGCGCGGAGCAGGCGGGAGTGACCGGCCTGGGCGGCGAGAACATCGCCCGCGGCCAGGCCAACGCCCAGTCCGTCATGGACTCCTGGATGAACAGCCCCGGCCACCGCGCGAACATACTCAACTGCGACTACAAGACCCTGGGCGTCGGCGTGCACTTCGCCGAGGGCGGCCCGTGGTGGACGCAGAACTTCGGCTTCTGA
- the rpmF gene encoding 50S ribosomal protein L32, translating into MAVPKRKMSRSNTRHRRSQWKAAVPTLVACERCHEPKQQHIACPSCGTYNKRQVLEV; encoded by the coding sequence GTGGCTGTTCCGAAGCGGAAGATGTCGCGCAGCAACACGCGCCACCGCCGGTCGCAGTGGAAGGCTGCGGTCCCCACCCTGGTTGCGTGCGAGCGCTGCCACGAGCCGAAGCAGCAGCACATCGCGTGCCCGAGCTGCGGCACCTACAACAAGCGCCAGGTCCTCGAGGTCTGA
- the ftsY gene encoding signal recognition particle-docking protein FtsY, with product MEIVILAVVIAVVLVGAVSGLVIGGRRKKQLPPAERPNATPTITTPPAEPRVGDEAETPRDESRRTIEEVDLPAAEAPPAPPAEAEPAPAAPEVEVPEPTEGRLVRLRARLARSQNALGKGLLTLLSREHLDEDTWEEIEDTLLTADVGVVPTQELVERLRERVRVLGTRTPQELRTLLREELLQLIATDAPRAVNTENGLKTPAVVMVVGVNGTGKTTTTGKLARVLVADGKSVVLGAADTFRAAAADQLQTWGERVGARTVRGPEGGDPASIAFDAVKEGIADQADVVLVDTAGRLHTKAGLMDELGKVKRVVEKQAPLDEVLLVLDATTGQNGLVQARVFAEVVDITGIVLTKLDGTAKGGIVVAVQRELGVPVKLIGLGEGPDDLAPFDPEAFVDALIGD from the coding sequence ATGGAAATCGTCATCCTTGCTGTAGTCATCGCCGTGGTTCTGGTCGGTGCGGTCAGCGGGCTCGTGATCGGCGGCCGCAGGAAGAAGCAGCTGCCGCCGGCCGAGCGCCCGAACGCCACCCCGACCATCACCACCCCCCCGGCCGAGCCGCGTGTCGGCGACGAGGCCGAGACGCCGCGCGACGAGTCGCGCCGCACCATCGAGGAGGTGGATCTTCCGGCCGCCGAGGCCCCTCCGGCCCCGCCCGCCGAGGCCGAGCCCGCACCCGCCGCCCCCGAGGTGGAGGTGCCCGAGCCCACCGAGGGGCGTCTGGTCCGGCTCCGGGCCCGTCTGGCCCGTTCGCAGAACGCGCTGGGCAAGGGGCTGCTCACCCTGCTCTCCCGGGAGCACCTCGACGAGGACACCTGGGAGGAGATCGAGGACACCCTCCTCACCGCCGACGTCGGTGTCGTGCCCACCCAGGAACTGGTCGAGCGGCTCCGTGAGCGCGTCCGGGTCCTCGGCACGCGCACCCCGCAGGAGCTGCGCACCCTGCTGCGCGAGGAGTTGCTGCAGCTCATCGCCACGGACGCCCCACGCGCCGTGAACACCGAGAACGGCCTGAAGACGCCGGCCGTCGTCATGGTCGTCGGCGTCAACGGCACCGGCAAGACCACGACCACCGGCAAGCTCGCGCGGGTCCTGGTCGCCGACGGCAAGTCGGTCGTGCTGGGGGCCGCGGACACCTTCCGCGCCGCCGCCGCCGACCAGCTCCAGACCTGGGGTGAGCGGGTCGGGGCGCGCACCGTGCGCGGCCCCGAGGGCGGCGACCCCGCCTCGATCGCGTTCGACGCGGTCAAGGAGGGCATCGCCGACCAGGCCGACGTCGTCCTCGTCGACACGGCGGGCCGGCTGCACACCAAGGCCGGGCTCATGGACGAGCTGGGCAAGGTCAAGCGCGTCGTCGAGAAGCAGGCCCCGCTCGACGAGGTGCTCCTGGTCCTCGACGCCACCACCGGCCAGAACGGCCTGGTGCAGGCACGCGTCTTCGCCGAGGTCGTGGACATCACCGGCATCGTCCTGACCAAGCTCGACGGCACCGCCAAGGGCGGCATCGTCGTGGCGGTCCAGCGCGAGCTGGGCGTTCCGGTCAAGCTGATCGGCCTCGGTGAGGGGCCGGACGACCTCGCGCCGTTCGATCCGGAGGCGTTCGTCGACGCCCTGATCGGCGACTGA
- the mutM gene encoding bifunctional DNA-formamidopyrimidine glycosylase/DNA-(apurinic or apyrimidinic site) lyase, which translates to MPELPEVEVVRRGLERWITGRSVASTDVLHPRAVRRHLAGGEDFARRLTGLRLAAPLRRGKYLWLPVDDAPFAILAHLGMSGQLLVQPGESPDEKHLRVRLRFADDLGTELRFVDQRTFGGLSLHDTGPDGLPDVIAHIARDPLDPLFDEDAFHQALRRRRTTVKRALLDQSLISGVGNIYADEALWRSRLHHDRPTATLTRPRSAELLAHVRAVMTAALDVGGTSFDSLYVNVNGESGYFDRSLDAYGREGEPCARCGTPIRRRPWMNRSSYFCPRCQRPPRTTG; encoded by the coding sequence GTGCCCGAGCTGCCCGAGGTGGAAGTCGTCCGGCGCGGACTGGAACGGTGGATCACCGGGCGCTCCGTCGCCTCCACCGACGTCCTGCACCCCCGCGCGGTCCGCCGCCACCTGGCCGGCGGCGAGGACTTCGCCCGCCGCCTCACCGGCCTGCGCCTCGCCGCGCCGCTGCGCCGCGGCAAGTACCTCTGGCTCCCCGTGGACGACGCGCCCTTCGCGATCCTCGCCCACCTCGGGATGAGCGGCCAGCTCCTCGTCCAGCCGGGCGAGAGCCCCGACGAGAAGCACCTGCGGGTACGACTGCGCTTCGCCGACGACCTCGGTACCGAACTCCGCTTCGTCGACCAGCGCACCTTCGGCGGTCTGTCCCTCCACGACACCGGCCCCGACGGGCTGCCCGACGTCATCGCGCACATCGCCCGCGACCCGCTCGACCCGCTGTTCGACGAGGACGCCTTCCACCAGGCGCTGCGCCGCCGCCGCACCACCGTCAAACGGGCCCTGCTCGACCAGTCCCTGATCAGCGGCGTCGGCAACATCTACGCCGACGAGGCACTCTGGCGCAGCCGCCTCCACCACGACCGGCCCACCGCCACCCTCACCCGGCCCCGTTCGGCGGAGCTGCTGGCCCACGTCCGCGCCGTCATGACCGCGGCCCTCGACGTGGGAGGCACCAGCTTCGACAGCCTCTACGTCAACGTCAACGGCGAGTCCGGCTACTTCGACCGCTCGCTGGACGCCTACGGCCGCGAGGGCGAACCCTGCGCCCGCTGCGGCACCCCGATCCGCCGCAGGCCCTGGATGAACCGTTCCAGCTACTTCTGCCCGCGCTGCCAGCGGCCCCCGCGGACGACGGGCTGA
- a CDS encoding AAA family ATPase yields the protein MHLKAMTLRGFKSFASATTLRFEPGITCVVGPNGSGKSNVVDALSWVMGEQGAKSLRGGKMEDVIFAGTTGRPPLGRAEVSLTIDNSDGALPIEYAEVTITRIMFRNGGSEYQINGDTCRLLDIQELLSDSGIGREMHVIVGQGQLDSVLHADPMGRRAFIEEAAGVLKHRKRKEKALRKLDAMRANLARVQDLTEELRRQLKPLGRQAAVARRAAVIQADLRDARLRLLADDLVTLTRALSAEIADEAEQKRRRDAAEAELKAAQRREAALEGEVRRLAPRLLRAQETWHALSQLAERVRGTIGLADARVRSASAEPVEERRGRDPEELEREAARIREQEAELAASLEAAQHALEDTVGHRAELERALAAEERRLKDVARAIADRREGLARLHGQVNAARSRAASAQEEIDRLAAARDEAAGRAVTAREEYEQLRAEVDGLDVADADLGARHDEARAALADAETALTAARDEATAAERRRAALAARHEVLAQGLRRKDGTGELLAARDRLHGVAGPLAALLDVAPGYEVPVAAALGSAADALAAAGPHAAADALRLLRERDAGRAALVLGWTGGDGGGPDGAPRREGTGAGPTVPAPSRAGDDGAADPGREETAGRGDGAGHGAYAPDPRDGAGSGGAPDDGATRDRAPHRVGAEGEGARGAARTAPYGAAPDNPGTAPERVALGVARQADAAGGPGTGPAPGAEERPARTAPYPPRVVDLVRAPGDLVPALRALLDGMVVVEGLSEAETVVGAGDGAVVAVTRDGDVLGPHFAHGGSAGAPSLLEAQAQVDEAAAELAVLDTRCAELAAAQRDAVRLRAEQATRTEELAERRRRADREKSAVAQQLGRLAGQARAAAGEAERSTAAAARAQEALDRAVADAEELAERLAVAEEAPAQEEPDTAVRDRLSADGANARQTEMEARLQLRTHEERVRALAGRADGLDRAARAERETRARAERRRARLRHEAHVAAAVATGARQLLAHIEISVERAAAERVEAERAKAAREAELDAERSRGRDLKAELDKLTDSVHRGEVLGAEKRLRIEQLETRALEELGVEPAALVAEYGPEQPVPPSPPAEGEEPPEDPEHPRHRPRPFHRAEQEKRLRAAERAYQQLGKVNPLALEEFAALEERHQFLSEQLDDLRRTRADLLQVVKEVDERVEQVFTEAYHDTAREFEGVFSRLFPGGEGRLVLTDPEHMLTTGVDVEARPPGKKVKRLSLLSGGERSLTAVALLVSIFKARPSPFYVMDEVEAALDDTNLQRLIRIMQELQESSQLIVITHQKRTMEVADALYGVSMQGDGVSKVIGQRLR from the coding sequence GTGCACCTCAAGGCCATGACCCTGCGCGGATTCAAGTCGTTCGCCTCCGCCACCACCCTGCGTTTCGAACCCGGTATCACCTGCGTCGTGGGCCCGAACGGCTCCGGCAAATCCAATGTCGTCGACGCGCTCTCCTGGGTCATGGGCGAACAGGGCGCGAAATCCCTGCGCGGCGGGAAGATGGAAGACGTCATCTTCGCCGGCACGACCGGACGACCCCCACTGGGCCGGGCCGAGGTCTCTCTCACCATCGACAACTCGGACGGCGCGCTGCCCATCGAATACGCCGAGGTCACCATCACGCGGATCATGTTCCGCAACGGCGGCAGCGAATACCAGATCAACGGCGACACCTGCCGGCTCCTCGACATCCAGGAACTCCTCTCGGATTCCGGAATCGGCCGGGAGATGCACGTCATCGTCGGCCAGGGCCAGCTCGACTCCGTGCTGCACGCCGACCCCATGGGCCGGCGTGCCTTCATCGAGGAGGCCGCGGGAGTCCTCAAACACCGCAAGCGCAAGGAGAAGGCGCTGCGGAAACTCGACGCGATGCGGGCCAACCTCGCCCGCGTCCAGGACCTCACCGAGGAACTGCGCCGCCAGCTCAAACCGCTGGGCCGCCAGGCCGCCGTCGCCCGGCGCGCCGCCGTCATCCAGGCCGACCTGCGCGACGCCCGGCTCCGTCTCCTCGCCGACGATCTCGTCACCCTCACCCGAGCCCTCAGCGCCGAGATCGCCGACGAGGCCGAGCAGAAGCGCCGCCGCGACGCCGCCGAGGCCGAACTCAAGGCCGCCCAGCGACGTGAGGCCGCCCTCGAAGGCGAGGTACGCCGCCTCGCGCCGCGGCTCCTGCGCGCCCAGGAGACCTGGCACGCCCTCTCCCAACTCGCCGAACGCGTCCGCGGCACGATCGGCCTCGCCGACGCCCGGGTACGCAGCGCGAGCGCCGAACCCGTCGAGGAACGGCGCGGCCGCGACCCCGAGGAGTTGGAACGCGAGGCCGCCCGCATCCGCGAGCAGGAGGCCGAACTCGCCGCCTCCCTCGAAGCGGCCCAGCACGCGCTGGAGGACACCGTCGGGCACCGCGCCGAGCTGGAACGCGCGCTCGCCGCCGAGGAACGCCGCCTCAAGGACGTCGCCCGCGCCATCGCCGACCGTCGGGAGGGACTGGCCCGCCTGCACGGCCAGGTCAACGCCGCCCGCAGCCGCGCCGCCTCCGCCCAGGAGGAGATCGACCGCCTCGCGGCCGCCCGCGACGAGGCGGCCGGCCGCGCCGTCACCGCGCGGGAGGAGTACGAGCAGCTCCGCGCCGAGGTCGACGGCCTCGACGTCGCCGACGCCGACCTCGGCGCCCGGCACGACGAGGCCCGCGCCGCGCTCGCCGACGCCGAGACCGCCCTCACCGCGGCCCGCGACGAGGCCACCGCCGCCGAACGCCGCCGCGCCGCCCTCGCCGCTCGCCACGAAGTCCTCGCACAAGGGCTGCGGCGCAAGGACGGCACGGGCGAACTGCTCGCGGCCCGCGACCGGCTCCACGGAGTCGCGGGCCCCCTCGCCGCCCTGCTGGACGTCGCCCCCGGCTACGAGGTGCCCGTGGCGGCCGCGCTCGGCTCCGCCGCCGACGCCCTGGCCGCCGCCGGGCCGCACGCCGCCGCCGACGCGCTCCGGCTGCTCCGGGAACGCGACGCGGGGCGGGCGGCGCTGGTGCTGGGGTGGACCGGAGGTGACGGGGGCGGGCCGGACGGTGCGCCTCGGCGCGAGGGGACCGGGGCAGGCCCGACGGTGCCCGCGCCGTCCCGGGCGGGGGACGACGGGGCGGCTGACCCGGGGCGCGAGGAGACCGCGGGACGCGGCGACGGGGCGGGGCACGGGGCGTACGCTCCGGATCCACGGGACGGGGCGGGCAGTGGCGGGGCGCCGGACGACGGCGCGACGCGTGACAGGGCGCCGCACCGCGTCGGTGCCGAGGGCGAAGGCGCGCGGGGCGCGGCGCGGACCGCCCCGTACGGAGCCGCGCCGGACAACCCCGGCACGGCGCCGGAACGCGTCGCGCTCGGTGTCGCGCGCCAGGCCGACGCCGCCGGCGGGCCCGGTACCGGGCCCGCCCCGGGCGCGGAGGAGCGCCCAGCGCGGACCGCCCCGTACCCGCCGCGTGTGGTGGACCTGGTGCGGGCGCCCGGCGACCTGGTTCCCGCGCTCCGTGCGCTGCTCGACGGCATGGTCGTGGTCGAAGGGCTGAGCGAGGCGGAGACGGTCGTCGGGGCAGGGGACGGGGCGGTCGTCGCGGTCACCCGTGACGGCGACGTTCTCGGGCCGCACTTCGCCCACGGCGGCTCCGCCGGCGCACCCAGCCTGCTGGAGGCGCAGGCGCAGGTGGACGAGGCCGCCGCCGAACTCGCCGTCCTCGACACGCGGTGCGCGGAACTCGCCGCCGCCCAGCGCGACGCCGTCCGGCTCCGCGCCGAACAGGCGACCCGCACCGAGGAGCTGGCCGAACGGCGCCGCCGCGCCGACCGGGAAAAGTCCGCCGTCGCCCAGCAACTCGGTCGCCTCGCCGGGCAGGCCCGCGCCGCGGCGGGTGAGGCCGAACGGTCCACGGCCGCCGCCGCCCGGGCGCAGGAAGCCCTCGACCGGGCCGTCGCCGACGCCGAGGAACTGGCCGAGCGGCTCGCCGTCGCCGAGGAAGCCCCGGCCCAGGAGGAACCCGACACCGCCGTACGCGACCGGCTGTCCGCCGACGGCGCCAACGCGCGCCAGACCGAGATGGAGGCCCGGCTCCAGCTGCGTACCCACGAGGAGCGGGTCAGGGCGCTCGCCGGGCGGGCCGACGGCCTCGACCGCGCCGCGCGCGCCGAGCGTGAGACCCGGGCGCGCGCCGAGCGGCGCCGTGCCCGGCTACGCCACGAGGCGCACGTCGCGGCGGCCGTCGCCACCGGGGCGCGACAGCTCCTCGCGCACATCGAGATCTCCGTGGAACGGGCCGCCGCCGAGCGTGTGGAGGCCGAGCGCGCCAAGGCGGCCCGGGAGGCCGAGCTGGACGCCGAACGAAGCCGCGGCCGCGACCTCAAGGCGGAACTCGACAAGCTCACCGACTCCGTCCACCGGGGCGAGGTCCTCGGCGCCGAGAAACGCCTGCGCATCGAACAGCTGGAGACCCGCGCCCTGGAGGAGCTGGGGGTCGAGCCGGCCGCCCTGGTCGCCGAGTACGGGCCGGAGCAGCCCGTGCCGCCGTCGCCGCCCGCCGAGGGTGAGGAACCGCCCGAGGACCCGGAGCATCCGCGTCACCGGCCCCGGCCCTTCCACCGGGCGGAGCAGGAGAAGCGGCTGCGGGCCGCCGAACGCGCGTACCAGCAGCTCGGCAAGGTCAACCCGCTGGCGCTGGAGGAGTTCGCCGCGCTGGAGGAGCGCCACCAGTTCCTCTCCGAGCAGCTCGACGACCTCCGCCGGACCCGCGCGGACCTCCTCCAGGTCGTCAAGGAGGTGGACGAACGGGTCGAGCAGGTCTTCACCGAGGCGTACCACGACACCGCGCGCGAGTTCGAAGGCGTCTTCTCGCGCCTCTTCCCCGGCGGTGAGGGACGCCTCGTCCTCACCGACCCGGAGCACATGCTGACCACCGGCGTCGACGTCGAGGCGCGCCCGCCCGGCAAGAAGGTCAAGCGGCTCTCACTGCTCTCCGGCGGCGAACGCTCCCTCACCGCCGTGGCCCTGCTGGTCTCCATCTTCAAGGCGCGCCCGAGCCCGTTCTACGTGATGGACGAGGTGGAGGCGGCACTCGACGACACCAACCTCCAGCGGCTCATCCGCATCATGCAGGAGCTCCAGGAGTCCTCCCAGCTGATCGTCATCACCCATCAGAAACGCACCATGGAGGTGGCCGACGCGCTCTACGGCGTCTCCATGCAGGGCGACGGCGTCTCCAAGGTGATCGGTCAGCGGCTGCGCTGA
- a CDS encoding YceD family protein: protein MQQLNRTVQAPGSPEFGIEDVIGVPEGSPVEIDLRLESVMEGVLVTGTARAAAKGECVRCLEPLGLELEADFQEMFSYPDAADRGRTAEPGDDAEDDEDVIPLEDGMFDLEPVLRDAVVLALPMQPVCQDDCPGLCSQCGARLADDPDHHHDATDIRWAALQGLAGTIQAGEKDDLSGAAPGVDEKQEK, encoded by the coding sequence ATGCAGCAGCTGAACCGCACGGTGCAGGCACCGGGCTCCCCCGAGTTCGGAATCGAAGACGTCATCGGCGTGCCCGAGGGCTCGCCGGTGGAGATCGACCTCCGCCTTGAATCGGTCATGGAAGGGGTCCTCGTCACGGGGACCGCCCGTGCCGCCGCCAAGGGGGAGTGCGTAAGGTGTCTGGAGCCGCTCGGGCTGGAGCTCGAAGCGGACTTCCAGGAGATGTTCTCGTACCCTGACGCCGCCGACCGGGGCCGCACCGCGGAGCCCGGCGACGACGCCGAGGACGACGAGGACGTCATCCCGCTCGAGGACGGCATGTTCGACCTCGAGCCGGTGCTGCGTGACGCGGTAGTGCTCGCACTGCCCATGCAGCCGGTGTGTCAGGACGACTGTCCGGGCCTGTGCTCCCAGTGCGGGGCGCGGCTCGCGGACGATCCGGACCACCATCACGACGCCACCGACATTCGTTGGGCGGCATTGCAGGGACTCGCCGGGACCATCCAGGCAGGCGAGAAGGACGATCTGAGCGGCGCCGCCCCCGGTGTCGACGAGAAGCAGGAGAAGTAG
- a CDS encoding acylphosphatase: MNEEARLVVWVRGQVQGVGFRWFTRAKALEIGGLSGFALNLDDGRVQVVAEGQRADCQKLLDWLGEGDTPGRVDGVTEIWDTPRRGYDSFAIR; encoded by the coding sequence ATGAACGAAGAAGCGCGGCTGGTGGTCTGGGTCCGGGGACAGGTGCAAGGGGTGGGTTTCCGGTGGTTCACCCGGGCGAAGGCGCTGGAGATCGGCGGGCTGAGTGGTTTCGCTCTCAATCTCGACGACGGGCGGGTCCAGGTCGTCGCCGAGGGCCAGCGCGCCGACTGCCAGAAGCTCCTCGACTGGCTCGGCGAGGGCGACACGCCCGGCCGGGTCGACGGGGTCACTGAGATCTGGGACACGCCCCGCCGCGGCTACGACTCCTTCGCGATCCGCTGA
- the rnc gene encoding ribonuclease III, with the protein MSELSNAKKADTTASSHTLLEGRLGYHLESALLVRALTHRSYAYENGGLPTNERLEFLGDSVLGLVVTDTLYRTHPDLPEGQLAKLRAAVVNSRALAEVSRGLELGSFIRLGRGEEGTGGRDKASILADTLEAVIGAVYLDQGLEAAGELVHRLFDPLIEKSSSLGAGLDWKTSLQELTATEGLGVPEYLVTETGPDHEKTFTAAARVGGVSYGTGTGRSKKEAEQQAAESAWRAIRAAADERAKKEAEAPAPPSDAASA; encoded by the coding sequence ATGTCTGAACTGTCCAACGCCAAGAAGGCGGACACCACGGCCTCGTCCCACACGCTTCTGGAAGGGCGGCTCGGGTACCACCTCGAGTCCGCCCTTCTGGTGCGTGCGCTGACCCACCGGTCGTACGCGTACGAGAACGGCGGCCTGCCCACCAACGAGCGGCTGGAGTTCCTCGGGGACTCCGTGCTCGGTCTGGTGGTCACCGACACGCTCTACCGCACCCACCCCGACCTGCCGGAGGGCCAGCTGGCCAAGCTCCGGGCGGCGGTGGTCAACTCGCGTGCGCTGGCCGAGGTCAGCCGCGGCCTCGAACTCGGCTCCTTCATCCGCCTCGGCAGGGGCGAAGAGGGCACCGGAGGCCGGGACAAGGCATCCATCCTCGCCGACACCCTGGAAGCGGTGATCGGCGCCGTCTATCTCGACCAGGGCCTCGAGGCGGCGGGAGAGCTGGTGCACCGGCTCTTCGACCCGCTCATCGAGAAGTCCTCCAGCCTGGGCGCCGGCCTCGACTGGAAGACCAGCCTCCAGGAGCTGACCGCGACCGAGGGGCTCGGTGTACCCGAGTACCTGGTCACGGAGACCGGCCCCGACCACGAGAAGACCTTCACTGCTGCCGCCCGCGTCGGAGGCGTCTCGTACGGCACCGGCACCGGCCGCAGCAAGAAAGAGGCGGAGCAGCAGGCCGCCGAGTCCGCCTGGCGCGCCATCCGCGCTGCGGCGGACGAGCGCGCCAAGAAGGAGGCGGAAGCTCCGGCTCCGCCCTCCGACGCGGCCTCGGCCTGA
- a CDS encoding sugar porter family MFS transporter codes for MTNDATPPSSDAREAHPDHLGHVIFIAASAAMGGFLFGYDSSVINGAVEAIRDRYDVGSATLAQVIAIALIGCAIGAATAGRIADRIGRINCMRIAAVLFTASAIGSALPFALWDLAMWRCIGGFAIGMASVIGPAYIAEVAPPAYRGRLGSFQQAAIVIGIAISQLVNYGILTAADGDQRGELMGLEAWQLMLGVMVIPAVLYGMLSFVIPESPRYLISVGRKDKARQVLAEVEGTKIDLDARVAEIDERMRREHKPSFRDLLGGRFWFLPIVWVGIGLSMFQQLVGINVAFYYSTTLWQSVGIDPEGSFFYSFTTSIINIIGTVIAMIFVDRIGRRPLALIGSCGMAIALAVEAWAFSAPLVDGKLPSTEGTTALIAAHVFVLFFALSWGVVVWVFLGEMFPNRIRAAALGVAASAQWIANWAITASFPSLADWNLSGTYVIYAGFAVLSIPFVLKFVKETKGKALEEMG; via the coding sequence GTGACGAACGACGCCACGCCGCCCAGTTCAGATGCGAGGGAGGCACACCCCGACCACCTGGGGCACGTCATCTTCATCGCGGCGTCCGCGGCGATGGGCGGCTTCCTGTTCGGTTACGACAGCTCCGTCATCAACGGCGCCGTGGAGGCCATCAGGGACCGGTACGACGTGGGTTCGGCGACGCTCGCCCAGGTCATCGCCATCGCGCTGATCGGCTGTGCCATCGGCGCCGCCACCGCGGGACGCATCGCCGACCGCATCGGCCGCATCAACTGCATGCGGATCGCCGCGGTGCTCTTCACCGCCAGCGCCATCGGCTCCGCGCTGCCCTTCGCCCTGTGGGACCTGGCGATGTGGCGCTGCATCGGCGGCTTCGCCATCGGCATGGCCTCCGTCATCGGGCCCGCCTACATCGCCGAGGTCGCCCCGCCCGCCTACCGCGGCCGGCTCGGCTCCTTCCAGCAGGCCGCCATCGTCATCGGCATCGCCATCTCCCAGCTCGTCAACTACGGCATCCTCACCGCCGCCGACGGTGACCAGCGCGGCGAGCTCATGGGCCTGGAAGCCTGGCAGCTGATGCTGGGTGTCATGGTCATCCCCGCCGTCCTCTACGGGATGCTGTCCTTCGTCATCCCCGAGTCGCCGCGCTACCTGATCTCGGTCGGCCGCAAGGACAAGGCCCGCCAGGTGCTGGCCGAGGTCGAGGGCACCAAGATCGACCTGGACGCCCGGGTCGCGGAGATCGACGAGCGGATGCGGCGTGAGCACAAGCCGTCGTTCAGGGACCTGCTGGGCGGGCGGTTCTGGTTCCTGCCGATCGTCTGGGTCGGCATCGGTCTGTCGATGTTCCAGCAGCTGGTCGGTATCAACGTCGCGTTCTACTACTCCACGACGCTCTGGCAGTCCGTCGGCATCGACCCCGAGGGGTCGTTCTTCTACTCCTTCACGACGTCGATCATCAACATCATCGGTACGGTCATCGCGATGATCTTCGTCGACCGGATCGGCCGCCGGCCGCTGGCCCTCATCGGTTCCTGCGGTATGGCCATCGCTCTGGCCGTGGAGGCGTGGGCGTTCTCCGCACCGCTGGTCGACGGCAAGCTGCCGAGCACCGAGGGCACCACGGCACTGATCGCCGCCCACGTCTTCGTGCTCTTCTTCGCGCTCTCGTGGGGCGTGGTCGTCTGGGTCTTCCTGGGCGAGATGTTCCCCAACCGCATCCGCGCCGCCGCGCTCGGCGTGGCCGCCTCCGCCCAGTGGATCGCCAACTGGGCCATCACCGCCAGCTTCCCGAGCCTCGCCGACTGGAACCTGTCCGGCACCTACGTGATCTACGCCGGCTTCGCGGTGCTGTCGATCCCGTTCGTCCTCAAGTTCGTCAAGGAGACGAAGGGCAAGGCCCTGGAGGAGATGGGCTGA